In Paenibacillus sp. 1781tsa1, one DNA window encodes the following:
- a CDS encoding ketoacyl-ACP synthase III: MNHQSKATITAMGAYVPDRILTNADLEKLVETSDEWIVQRTGMRERRIAAEDQFVSDLATKAVEDMIARYEVSVEDVDMILVATSTPEYAFPSTASRVQANLKIPHTGVLDLNAACAGFSYGLQLADSLVTSGMYRKVLVIGAETLSKITDYTDRTTCVLFGDGAGAFLVERSVHEEGNFMAAISGTHGEGGIHLYKSGLSSEMDGVPLQGGGCLVQNGREVYKWAVRTIPEQLGKLITKAELSPEQIDWFVPHSANMRMIEAVCERGPVPLERTLTSVEYRGNTSAASIPLALQLAVDEGKLKEGQTVALFGFGGGLTYAGLVLKWGVPDKVQ; encoded by the coding sequence ATGAATCATCAATCAAAGGCAACGATCACGGCAATGGGTGCTTATGTACCGGATCGGATATTAACGAATGCTGATCTGGAGAAATTGGTCGAGACAAGTGACGAATGGATTGTTCAACGTACAGGCATGAGAGAACGGCGAATTGCAGCTGAGGATCAATTTGTATCTGACCTAGCTACGAAGGCTGTAGAAGATATGATAGCTCGTTATGAAGTAAGTGTAGAAGATGTGGATATGATTCTTGTGGCTACCAGCACACCTGAATATGCGTTTCCAAGTACCGCATCCAGAGTACAGGCTAATCTTAAGATCCCACACACGGGTGTACTTGATCTAAATGCGGCATGCGCTGGTTTTTCCTACGGGCTACAGCTTGCTGACAGTCTGGTGACCAGTGGAATGTACCGCAAAGTGCTAGTTATTGGAGCAGAGACGTTATCCAAAATTACGGATTATACAGACCGCACGACTTGTGTACTGTTTGGGGACGGAGCTGGAGCCTTCTTGGTGGAGAGATCTGTGCATGAGGAAGGTAACTTTATGGCAGCGATATCCGGTACGCATGGAGAAGGTGGTATCCATCTTTATAAGAGTGGTCTGTCTTCAGAGATGGATGGAGTGCCTTTACAGGGCGGAGGTTGTTTGGTTCAGAATGGACGAGAGGTATATAAGTGGGCTGTACGGACGATCCCAGAGCAATTGGGTAAGCTGATAACAAAAGCTGAATTAAGCCCTGAGCAGATTGACTGGTTTGTCCCGCATAGTGCCAACATGAGAATGATTGAGGCTGTTTGCGAACGTGGCCCGGTCCCTTTGGAACGTACTTTAACCAGCGTCGAGTATCGTGGAAACACATCTGCTGCCTCCATTCCGCTTGCTTTACAGCTTGCAGTGGATGAAGGGAAATTGAAAGAAGGACAGACTGTAGCTCTCTTTGGTTTTGGCGGTGGTCTGACTTACGCAGGTCTGGTGCTGAAGTGGGGCGTGCCGGACAAAGTTCAGTAA
- a CDS encoding amidase family protein codes for MTYHGSVLKKSGALLLAGAVVATTWGGTVPSASAATATPTSKTTVAAVSKGKAPATPAAFIQAMEEAATLAGVPFTMDKLSGTTVQRKDAAVALQQWLKLDSATESFKDVPDEATFAGAVGALNTAGLMKGYTDSLFLPNAVLTENDLSILKDRIYNYIKPFVLEEATIMDLQAAMTQGKLTSKELVQKYLDRIEKYDDQGVSINAVLTLNPDALQIAEQLDEERAAQGARGPLHGVPILVKDNFDTNDMPTTAGCICLKDSIPAHDAEQVKKLKAAGAIILGKTNLHEFAFGITTSSSLGGQTLNPYALDHYPGGSSGGTGAAIASNFAAAGMGTDTGGSIRIPSSFNSLVGIRPTIGLSSREGIIPLALTQDVGGPMARTVSDAAIMLDATAGYDKKDVATAYAVGKIPSSYTDFLDVNGLKGARIGVATELIPSTKAEEKAVADVINTAVEELKSLGATAVPISIPNLAEINKYPSLSGYEFKFQLNDYLESLGADAPYHSLSEIIASGEFDKSQEQSMKTRDARQTLETTEYKDIVLKRTQVTRESLLKVMADNNLDAIIYPTSTQAAGVIGEGQNSGGNNRLSPFSGFPAITVPAGFTTDGLPVGMEFLGRAFDEGTLIKLAYSYEQGTHHRQAPKLTP; via the coding sequence ATGACTTATCATGGATCTGTATTGAAAAAAAGTGGGGCTTTGTTACTGGCGGGAGCTGTCGTTGCCACAACATGGGGAGGAACAGTGCCTTCGGCATCAGCAGCAACAGCAACGCCTACAAGTAAAACAACAGTAGCAGCTGTATCCAAAGGAAAAGCGCCTGCTACTCCGGCAGCATTTATTCAGGCCATGGAAGAAGCGGCTACACTTGCAGGTGTTCCTTTTACCATGGACAAGCTCTCCGGCACAACCGTGCAACGTAAAGATGCTGCGGTTGCTTTACAACAATGGCTCAAGCTGGATTCGGCTACCGAATCATTCAAGGATGTCCCGGATGAAGCCACTTTCGCAGGTGCTGTTGGTGCATTGAATACCGCAGGACTAATGAAGGGTTATACTGACTCCCTCTTCCTTCCAAACGCTGTACTTACCGAGAATGACCTCTCCATACTGAAAGACCGCATTTATAACTACATAAAACCGTTTGTTCTGGAGGAAGCAACCATCATGGATCTCCAGGCCGCAATGACGCAAGGAAAACTGACATCAAAAGAGTTGGTTCAGAAATATCTGGACCGCATTGAAAAATACGATGATCAAGGTGTAAGCATCAACGCGGTATTAACCCTAAACCCGGATGCGCTCCAAATCGCGGAGCAATTGGATGAAGAACGTGCAGCTCAAGGTGCCCGCGGACCTCTGCATGGCGTTCCGATTCTGGTAAAAGACAATTTCGATACCAATGACATGCCGACAACTGCAGGCTGTATCTGTCTGAAAGATTCCATTCCTGCTCACGATGCTGAACAAGTGAAGAAACTCAAAGCAGCTGGCGCCATTATTTTGGGCAAAACAAACCTGCATGAATTCGCATTTGGCATCACGACATCCAGCTCATTGGGTGGACAAACACTTAATCCTTACGCCCTGGACCACTATCCAGGTGGCTCAAGCGGTGGAACAGGCGCTGCCATTGCATCTAACTTTGCCGCAGCCGGCATGGGTACAGACACTGGCGGTTCAATCCGAATCCCTTCCAGCTTCAACAGCCTTGTGGGTATCCGCCCAACCATCGGACTATCCAGCCGTGAAGGCATTATTCCATTGGCTTTGACACAGGATGTCGGTGGACCAATGGCTCGTACCGTAAGTGATGCCGCAATCATGCTGGATGCTACAGCCGGCTATGACAAAAAAGATGTCGCTACAGCTTACGCGGTTGGGAAAATCCCTTCCAGCTACACTGATTTCTTGGATGTAAACGGGTTGAAAGGTGCACGCATCGGTGTGGCAACAGAACTCATCCCAAGTACCAAAGCTGAAGAAAAAGCCGTTGCTGACGTAATTAACACAGCTGTGGAAGAATTGAAGTCACTTGGCGCTACCGCAGTTCCAATTTCTATCCCGAACTTGGCCGAGATCAACAAATACCCAAGCCTTAGTGGATATGAATTCAAGTTCCAGCTGAATGACTATCTGGAATCATTGGGTGCAGATGCTCCATATCACAGTCTGTCCGAGATCATCGCTTCCGGAGAGTTTGATAAGTCCCAAGAACAATCCATGAAGACTCGGGATGCACGCCAAACCCTGGAGACTACCGAATATAAGGACATCGTCCTGAAACGTACCCAAGTTACACGTGAGTCCCTGCTGAAAGTTATGGCGGACAATAACCTGGATGCCATCATCTATCCTACGTCCACACAAGCCGCTGGTGTTATTGGCGAAGGACAAAACTCCGGTGGTAACAACCGTTTGAGTCCATTCTCCGGCTTCCCGGCGATCACGGTTCCTGCTGGTTTCACAACCGATGGTTTGCCTGTAGGTATGGAGTTCCTGGGTCGTGCTTTTGATGAAGGAACCTTGATCAAGCTGGCTTACAGCTACGAACAAGGTACACATCACCGCCAAGCGCCTAAGCTTACGCCGTAA
- a CDS encoding DNA topoisomerase III, which yields MKTLVLAEKPSVAREIARVMGARDKHKSYMEGPKYIVTWALGHLVGLAEPEDYDKKYATWNLEDLPILPERTKLKVLKETNHQYKAVQQLMKRQDVGELVIATDAAREGELLARWIMQMAGWKKPFKRLWISSQTDKAIKDGFASLKPGSQFDRLYESARCRAEADWMIGLNVTRALTVRFNAQLSAGRVQTPTLGMIMDRENEINGFRSQEYETLTADLGGFQAVWRAAGGDSRIFDPQETQELKKRVDGRKGTIAQVKKSEKVEPHPLAYDLTELQRDANRKYGFSAKQTSNVLQRLYEQHKLVTYPRTDSRYLTADMTATLKERLDSVAIGPYASLARPLLRKNLNITRRIVDDSKVTDHHAIIPTEQTVLLNQLNPEERKLYDLIVRRFISLFYPAAKYDSVAITVQVGIDSFYVKGTTVKESGWREVYGGDYSDDDDDRADDATDHERALLPDVQQGQSVTVQRCHIKSGRTMPPKRYTEAALLSQMEKHGLGTPATRADIIEKLVSSDTIDRQGNSMHPTGKGKQLIELAAPQLRTPDLTARWEAELERIARGQGQPGPFLDSIRSMAKELVSTVKGSKAEYKPHNVSNSHCPDCNARLLEKKGKRGKFLVCPTEDCGYRRSAEKRLSNRRCAQCHKKMEIKEGKAGLYVQCLPCGITETLDKDKQHVNKRDQQKLVKQYAKQESIGSNLGDLLKAAMEKKGK from the coding sequence GTGAAGACATTGGTACTCGCAGAAAAACCATCTGTAGCACGCGAAATAGCCAGAGTTATGGGTGCGCGTGATAAACATAAAAGTTATATGGAAGGCCCGAAATATATCGTTACCTGGGCGCTGGGGCATCTGGTTGGATTAGCTGAACCGGAGGATTACGACAAGAAGTATGCAACATGGAATCTGGAGGACCTGCCGATTCTGCCAGAGCGTACGAAACTGAAGGTACTTAAAGAGACCAACCATCAATATAAAGCCGTACAGCAGCTGATGAAACGTCAGGATGTGGGTGAGCTGGTCATTGCGACGGATGCAGCACGCGAGGGAGAATTGCTGGCCCGTTGGATCATGCAGATGGCGGGTTGGAAAAAACCTTTTAAACGCCTGTGGATTTCATCCCAGACAGATAAGGCGATCAAAGACGGATTTGCTTCGCTGAAACCAGGCAGTCAGTTCGATCGTCTCTATGAATCAGCACGTTGCCGGGCCGAAGCCGACTGGATGATTGGACTTAACGTGACCCGTGCGCTAACCGTTCGTTTCAATGCACAGTTGTCTGCTGGACGGGTCCAAACTCCGACATTGGGCATGATTATGGATAGAGAAAATGAAATTAACGGTTTCCGCTCGCAGGAGTATGAGACGTTAACGGCAGATTTGGGTGGTTTTCAGGCTGTGTGGCGGGCAGCTGGGGGAGATTCACGAATTTTCGACCCTCAAGAAACACAAGAATTGAAGAAACGGGTAGATGGGCGCAAGGGCACGATTGCTCAGGTGAAGAAAAGCGAGAAAGTAGAGCCCCATCCACTGGCATATGACCTAACGGAACTGCAACGCGATGCCAACCGGAAATATGGTTTCTCGGCAAAGCAAACATCAAATGTCCTGCAACGACTCTATGAACAGCACAAACTCGTGACGTACCCACGTACGGACAGCCGATATCTGACTGCCGACATGACAGCTACATTGAAAGAACGTCTGGACAGTGTAGCCATTGGACCTTATGCGTCTCTGGCACGTCCTTTGCTGCGCAAAAATCTGAATATCACCAGACGTATTGTGGATGACAGCAAAGTGACCGATCACCATGCCATTATCCCCACGGAACAAACGGTACTTCTGAATCAATTGAACCCGGAGGAACGCAAATTGTATGATCTGATCGTACGTCGTTTTATCAGCCTGTTCTATCCGGCAGCGAAGTACGATTCGGTTGCAATCACGGTTCAAGTGGGGATTGATTCCTTCTATGTCAAAGGTACAACGGTGAAAGAAAGCGGTTGGCGTGAAGTTTACGGCGGCGATTACAGCGATGATGACGATGACCGTGCTGATGATGCAACAGACCATGAGCGTGCGCTTTTGCCCGATGTGCAGCAAGGACAGTCCGTGACGGTTCAGCGTTGCCATATTAAAAGTGGACGGACAATGCCGCCCAAACGGTATACCGAAGCCGCTTTGCTTTCCCAGATGGAAAAGCATGGACTCGGCACTCCGGCTACCCGGGCGGATATTATTGAGAAGCTGGTCAGTTCCGACACGATAGATCGTCAAGGCAACAGCATGCATCCAACCGGCAAAGGAAAACAGTTGATTGAACTGGCTGCTCCGCAGCTGCGTACACCGGATCTGACTGCCCGCTGGGAAGCTGAACTGGAGCGCATCGCTCGTGGGCAAGGACAGCCAGGACCATTTCTGGACAGCATCCGTTCTATGGCGAAAGAGCTCGTGTCAACGGTGAAAGGCAGCAAAGCGGAGTATAAGCCACATAATGTGTCGAATAGCCATTGCCCGGACTGTAACGCACGGTTGTTGGAGAAGAAAGGCAAGCGCGGCAAGTTTCTTGTATGTCCTACCGAGGACTGTGGATATCGTCGTTCGGCAGAGAAAAGATTGTCCAACCGTCGTTGTGCACAGTGCCACAAAAAGATGGAAATCAAAGAAGGCAAGGCGGGGTTATACGTACAATGTCTACCATGTGGTATTACAGAAACGTTGGATAAGGACAAACAGCATGTGAACAAACGCGATCAGCAAAAATTGGTGAAACAATATGCGAAGCAAGAGTCGATTGGCTCCAATCTGGGCGATCTGCTGAAAGCGGCTATGGAGAAAAAAGGGAAGTAG
- a CDS encoding DUF1294 domain-containing protein, translated as MQTGLILWFLFINVVGYLVMSDDKRRAQQRRDRTPERTLFLLAFIGGALGVWIAMYRKRHKTKHPSFTIGIPLLLFLNAVIYGYFIQ; from the coding sequence ATGCAAACCGGACTTATATTGTGGTTTTTATTTATTAATGTAGTTGGTTATCTGGTGATGTCGGATGATAAGAGGCGTGCACAACAGCGTCGTGACCGTACACCCGAACGGACGTTATTCTTGCTTGCGTTTATTGGCGGTGCTTTGGGAGTCTGGATCGCGATGTATCGGAAAAGGCATAAGACCAAACATCCCAGCTTCACCATTGGCATTCCGTTGTTGTTGTTCTTGAATGCGGTAATCTATGGTTATTTTATTCAATGA
- a CDS encoding universal stress protein, with product MLFSKILVAYDGSKASNKALDRAIELAKVSPNAVLDVIHAFDFPRVFIGEGLAPLPPSLNNDYYNLAVQTTDEAKERIQAAGVTANVDLIQGAAAEVLLDFAKENDSDIIIIGSRGLGGIREFVLGSVSHNVVQHAQVPVLIVK from the coding sequence ATGTTATTTTCCAAAATATTAGTGGCTTATGATGGTTCCAAAGCTTCAAATAAAGCACTTGATCGTGCGATTGAGCTAGCCAAAGTGTCCCCAAATGCAGTACTGGATGTCATTCATGCTTTTGATTTCCCGCGCGTATTCATCGGTGAGGGGTTGGCGCCACTGCCACCTTCACTTAATAATGACTACTACAATCTGGCGGTGCAAACGACAGATGAAGCAAAAGAACGAATTCAGGCTGCTGGTGTAACGGCCAATGTGGATCTGATTCAAGGAGCGGCTGCGGAAGTATTACTTGATTTTGCCAAAGAAAATGATTCGGATATCATTATTATTGGTAGCCGCGGACTGGGTGGTATTCGGGAATTTGTCCTGGGTAGTGTCAGTCACAATGTGGTGCAGCATGCTCAGGTTCCAGTACTGATCGTAAAATAA
- the purE gene encoding 5-(carboxyamino)imidazole ribonucleotide mutase, whose protein sequence is MSLQVAVIMGSKSDWETMKHACEVLDELEIGYEKKVVSAHRTPDLMFEYAEQAIDRGFKVIIAGAGGAAHLPGMVASKTMLPVIGVPVQSKALNGLDSLLSIVQMPGGIPVATVAIGKAGATNAGLLAAQMIGAFDPDVQRRSEARRERIKQEVLESSKEL, encoded by the coding sequence ATGTCACTGCAAGTCGCTGTAATTATGGGCAGCAAGTCGGATTGGGAAACGATGAAGCATGCGTGCGAGGTGCTGGATGAACTGGAAATCGGTTATGAGAAAAAAGTAGTCTCAGCCCATCGTACACCGGATTTAATGTTCGAATACGCAGAGCAAGCAATTGATCGAGGATTCAAGGTGATCATTGCAGGCGCAGGCGGGGCAGCACATCTGCCCGGGATGGTCGCTTCCAAAACGATGCTTCCGGTCATTGGTGTTCCTGTGCAATCCAAAGCATTGAACGGTCTCGATTCCTTGTTGTCCATTGTTCAGATGCCTGGTGGTATTCCCGTCGCAACTGTAGCGATTGGCAAGGCAGGGGCAACGAATGCCGGATTGCTGGCAGCTCAGATGATCGGGGCTTTTGACCCGGATGTCCAACGTCGCTCTGAAGCTCGAAGAGAGCGCATCAAACAAGAAGTACTCGAAAGCAGTAAAGAACTATGA
- the purK gene encoding 5-(carboxyamino)imidazole ribonucleotide synthase, giving the protein MSRIGNQSGIAGELKKVLLPGKTTIGILGGGQLGRMMTLAGTAMGYRFVTLDPAADAPCGQVARQIEAGYDDAKAALELARQCDVITYEFENVDAEVAGLLERESYVPQGSALLYTTQHRLREKRAIEAAGVRVAPYREITSADTMLAAVSELGVPCVLKTVTGGYDGKGQRVIREANEAVVAYEELAATGAELVLEQFIKFECEISVVVARSTNGEIKTFPPAENIHVNNILHASIVPARVATDIQIEAQKLAAAVAESMKAVGLLAVELFVAADGRLYVNELAPRPHNSGHYTMEACATSQFEQHIRAICGLPLGDTSLLSPVVMVNVLGEHLEGIIARTGQPDAEAIELGVIPKLHIYGKTEAKTGRKMGHVNLLCQDVEEGLQWIEQTNLWRNTNS; this is encoded by the coding sequence ATGAGTAGAATAGGGAATCAATCCGGTATAGCAGGAGAGTTGAAAAAAGTCCTGCTGCCCGGGAAAACAACCATCGGCATTCTTGGAGGCGGACAGCTCGGACGTATGATGACGCTCGCAGGAACGGCAATGGGGTATCGCTTTGTTACTCTTGATCCCGCTGCGGATGCACCTTGTGGTCAAGTTGCTCGTCAGATTGAAGCTGGTTATGACGATGCCAAAGCTGCACTCGAACTGGCTCGGCAATGCGATGTCATTACGTATGAATTCGAAAATGTGGATGCAGAAGTCGCTGGGCTACTCGAACGTGAGTCTTACGTTCCGCAAGGAAGTGCGTTACTGTATACCACACAACATCGGTTGCGTGAAAAACGTGCGATTGAAGCTGCTGGAGTAAGAGTCGCGCCTTATCGTGAGATCACGAGTGCGGATACGATGCTTGCTGCTGTAAGTGAACTTGGCGTGCCATGTGTACTGAAGACGGTGACTGGAGGTTACGATGGCAAAGGCCAGCGTGTAATTCGGGAAGCGAATGAGGCTGTGGTTGCGTACGAAGAGCTTGCAGCTACAGGTGCGGAACTGGTGTTGGAACAATTCATCAAATTTGAATGCGAGATTTCGGTCGTTGTTGCGCGCAGTACCAATGGGGAGATCAAAACGTTCCCGCCAGCGGAGAACATTCATGTAAATAACATTTTGCATGCTTCAATTGTACCGGCTAGAGTTGCTACAGACATCCAGATCGAAGCGCAAAAGCTGGCAGCAGCGGTAGCAGAATCAATGAAGGCTGTTGGGTTGCTTGCTGTGGAACTGTTTGTAGCGGCGGATGGAAGACTGTACGTCAACGAACTGGCGCCAAGACCACATAATTCCGGTCACTATACGATGGAAGCTTGTGCGACTTCTCAGTTCGAACAACATATTCGTGCGATCTGCGGATTACCACTTGGGGACACTTCGTTATTGAGTCCGGTTGTTATGGTCAATGTGCTTGGAGAACATCTGGAAGGCATTATCGCCAGAACAGGGCAACCTGATGCAGAAGCGATAGAACTCGGTGTGATTCCCAAGCTTCACATATATGGTAAAACCGAAGCGAAAACAGGACGTAAGATGGGGCATGTAAATCTGCTCTGTCAGGATGTTGAAGAAGGATTACAATGGATTGAACAAACTAACCTCTGGAGGAATACAAATTCATGA
- the purB gene encoding adenylosuccinate lyase, which yields MIERYSRPEMRAIWTEENKFQSWLEVEICACEAWAELGVIPKEEAALLRQNASFDIDRIYEIEKETRHDVIAFTRTVSESLGAERKWVHYGLTSTDVVDTALGYVLRQANEILEKDIMNFIEILREKALTYQHTPMMGRTHGVHAEPTTFGLKMALWHEEMKRNLERFRHAADNVQYGKISGAVGTYANIDPFVEEFVCEKLGTKPAPISTQTLQRDRHAEYMATLALIATSLDKFATEVRALQKSEFREVEEAFAKGQKGSSAMPHKRNPIGSENISGLSRVIRGHMVSAYENVTLWHERDISHSSVERIILPDATMLLNYMLNRFGNIVKNLTVFPENMKRNMERTFGVPFSGRVMTKLIDKGFSREQAYDTVQPRAMQAWEEQRQFQDIVKSTPEITEVLNEEEIADAFNPSWHLKHVDTIFKKLGLND from the coding sequence ATGATTGAACGTTATAGCAGACCCGAAATGAGAGCCATTTGGACGGAAGAGAACAAATTCCAATCGTGGCTGGAAGTTGAAATATGTGCATGTGAGGCGTGGGCTGAACTGGGTGTAATCCCTAAGGAAGAAGCAGCATTGCTTCGTCAGAACGCATCTTTTGACATCGACCGCATCTATGAGATTGAAAAGGAAACACGTCATGATGTTATCGCATTTACACGTACGGTATCTGAAAGTCTGGGTGCGGAGCGGAAATGGGTGCACTACGGACTGACTTCGACAGATGTCGTGGATACAGCTCTGGGTTATGTACTGCGTCAAGCGAATGAGATTCTGGAAAAGGATATCATGAATTTCATTGAAATTCTTCGTGAAAAAGCACTGACCTATCAGCACACACCAATGATGGGACGTACGCACGGGGTACATGCAGAGCCAACAACATTTGGACTGAAAATGGCGTTGTGGCATGAAGAGATGAAACGGAACCTGGAGCGTTTCCGTCATGCAGCAGACAACGTACAATACGGCAAAATCTCAGGCGCAGTAGGAACATACGCGAACATCGATCCGTTTGTTGAAGAGTTTGTCTGCGAGAAGCTGGGCACGAAACCTGCGCCGATCTCGACTCAAACATTGCAACGTGACCGTCACGCCGAATATATGGCTACACTGGCGTTGATCGCAACGTCCCTGGACAAGTTCGCTACAGAGGTACGTGCACTGCAGAAGAGTGAATTCCGTGAAGTGGAAGAAGCTTTTGCTAAAGGTCAAAAAGGATCTTCCGCGATGCCGCACAAGCGTAACCCGATCGGTAGTGAAAACATCTCCGGCCTGTCCCGCGTCATTCGGGGACATATGGTATCAGCATACGAGAACGTAACGCTCTGGCATGAGCGCGACATCTCACATTCTTCCGTAGAACGTATCATTCTGCCGGATGCAACGATGTTGCTGAACTATATGCTGAATCGTTTTGGTAACATCGTGAAGAACCTGACGGTATTCCCTGAGAACATGAAACGCAACATGGAGCGCACCTTCGGCGTGCCATTCTCCGGCCGCGTAATGACGAAACTGATCGACAAAGGCTTCAGCCGTGAGCAAGCATACGATACCGTTCAACCACGTGCGATGCAAGCATGGGAAGAACAACGTCAGTTCCAGGATATCGTGAAATCCACACCGGAAATCACGGAAGTACTGAACGAAGAAGAAATCGCAGATGCATTCAACCCGTCATGGCACTTGAAGCACGTAGACACCATCTTCAAAAAGCTCGGTTTGAACGATTAA
- a CDS encoding phosphoribosylaminoimidazolesuccinocarboxamide synthase has protein sequence MALSTAADLVKAPLLYKGKVRELYDLGEHFLIVVTDRISAFDYVLDPAVPEKGNVLNKLSSFWFELTGSMMENHVVHTDVNQLGDLVTDPELLKDRIMVTRKAERIDIECVVRGYITGGGWRQYETSGEVNGIKLPEGLRKNAKLEVPIFTPAAKNDVGHDEDISMDRMKELVGDGLAMELQEKSLRLYEFARDYCDQRGIILADCKFEFGIVDGKVILIDEIFTPDASRFWAKENYELDIEIDSMDKEPVRTYLAGTDWNKNSKPDPLPQEVVEATTARYVDIYNRLTK, from the coding sequence ATGGCACTGTCCACTGCGGCAGATCTCGTTAAAGCACCTCTGTTATATAAAGGAAAAGTACGTGAATTGTACGATCTGGGTGAACATTTTCTGATCGTGGTTACCGACCGAATCTCGGCTTTTGATTATGTGCTAGACCCGGCAGTTCCCGAGAAAGGAAACGTACTGAACAAACTCAGTAGTTTCTGGTTTGAACTGACAGGCAGCATGATGGAGAATCACGTGGTTCATACGGATGTGAATCAACTGGGTGATCTCGTCACAGACCCAGAATTGCTCAAAGACCGCATCATGGTAACCCGCAAAGCAGAGCGCATTGATATTGAATGTGTCGTGCGTGGATACATCACTGGTGGTGGATGGAGACAATATGAGACAAGCGGTGAAGTGAATGGCATTAAACTGCCTGAAGGACTGCGCAAGAATGCCAAACTCGAAGTTCCCATTTTCACCCCGGCAGCCAAAAATGATGTAGGGCATGACGAGGACATTTCGATGGATCGCATGAAAGAACTGGTGGGAGACGGACTTGCAATGGAGCTTCAAGAAAAAAGCTTGCGCTTGTACGAATTCGCTCGTGATTACTGTGATCAGCGTGGCATCATTCTGGCAGACTGCAAATTCGAGTTCGGCATCGTGGATGGCAAGGTCATCCTGATTGACGAAATCTTCACTCCAGATGCTTCACGCTTCTGGGCCAAAGAGAATTATGAACTCGACATCGAGATCGACAGCATGGATAAAGAGCCAGTGCGCACCTATCTCGCCGGAACCGATTGGAACAAGAACAGTAAACCCGATCCACTCCCACAAGAGGTAGTTGAGGCAACAACCGCAAGATATGTCGATATTTATAACCGTTTAACGAAATAA
- the purS gene encoding phosphoribosylformylglycinamidine synthase subunit PurS, whose translation MIKATVYVTIKQSVLDPQGVAVQGALHSMGFNEVESVRIGKVMELNLDTTDRAEAEKRLKVMCEKLLANTVVEDYRYELEG comes from the coding sequence ATGATCAAAGCAACCGTATATGTCACTATTAAGCAAAGCGTACTCGACCCGCAAGGCGTAGCTGTTCAAGGAGCCCTGCATTCCATGGGATTCAACGAAGTGGAAAGTGTACGGATCGGTAAAGTCATGGAACTCAACCTGGATACAACAGATCGTGCGGAAGCGGAGAAACGATTGAAAGTCATGTGTGAAAAGCTGCTGGCCAACACCGTTGTTGAAGATTACCGCTACGAATTGGAGGGTTAA
- the purQ gene encoding phosphoribosylformylglycinamidine synthase subunit PurQ, which produces MKFAVLVFPGSNCDIDCYKAVEDAIGQEVDYVWHTATDLSAYDCILVPGGFSYGDYLRCGAISRFAPVMNEVAKAAEQGKYILGICNGFQILTEAGLLPGALIRNTSLKFRCHDTVLKVANTDTPFTRDYAPGEEIIIPIAHGEGNYYCDEETLASLQANNQIVFTYGTNPNGSLGDIAGVCNEAGNVVGMMPHPERAVDSLFGSEDGKRMFTSILKAWRDRHDAAAIR; this is translated from the coding sequence ATGAAATTTGCAGTTCTTGTGTTCCCTGGCTCCAACTGCGACATCGACTGTTACAAGGCAGTGGAAGATGCGATTGGACAAGAGGTTGATTATGTATGGCACACGGCTACAGATCTATCGGCTTATGATTGTATTTTGGTTCCGGGTGGTTTCTCATATGGTGACTACCTGCGTTGCGGAGCGATTTCCCGCTTTGCACCGGTAATGAACGAGGTAGCGAAAGCTGCTGAACAAGGTAAATATATTTTGGGCATTTGCAACGGATTCCAGATTCTGACGGAAGCAGGTTTGCTCCCTGGGGCATTGATTCGCAACACGTCCCTGAAATTCCGTTGTCACGATACGGTATTGAAAGTGGCGAACACAGATACACCATTTACACGTGACTATGCACCGGGCGAAGAGATTATCATCCCGATTGCTCACGGCGAAGGCAACTATTATTGCGACGAGGAGACGCTCGCGAGTCTGCAAGCGAACAACCAAATCGTATTTACGTATGGTACCAACCCGAACGGTTCCCTGGGTGATATTGCAGGAGTTTGTAACGAGGCTGGAAACGTGGTCGGCATGATGCCGCATCCAGAGCGTGCAGTGGATTCACTGTTTGGTTCGGAAGACGGCAAACGTATGTTTACATCTATTTTGAAAGCATGGAGGGATCGGCATGACGCAGCAGCTATCCGCTAA